The Tachyglossus aculeatus isolate mTacAcu1 chromosome 7, mTacAcu1.pri, whole genome shotgun sequence genome includes a region encoding these proteins:
- the LOC119930482 gene encoding UDP-glucuronosyltransferase 1A1-like isoform X3, which yields MHLAEGKKLLVACVDGSPWLSLQSILHKLSQRGHEIVVVAPEISLRIKPSPYYTLKLHPVSFTEDFFDTQIKNFGTDLATKDTWLDIFTAFLKFLRNISTMQISSCRNMLYSKDLMMYLEEKQFDAILTDPIFPCGQILAEYLSLPTVYFMAAIPCGLETEASQCPTPFSFAPHTLSGNSDHMTFFQRVNNLLLVAVEYMFCSSFYTTIEHLAQEFLQRDVTLKELLSHSSVWLYRSDFVLNYPRPVMPNMVFVGGINCVVRNQLSQEFQNFVNDSGEHGIVVFSLGSMVSEIPEKKAMEIAEALGRVPQTVLWRYTGTPPANLAKNTKLVKWLPQNDLLAHPKTRAFVTHAGSHGIYEGICNGVPMVLLPLFGDQMDNAVRIESRGAGVTLNVLEMTTEELSNALKKVITDKSYKENIMRLSALHKDRPVEPLDLAVHWVEFVMKHKGAPHLRPAAHDLNWFQYHSLDVIAFLLAIVLSVFFIFFKSCMFCFRKCFQKKGKAKKSQKSKSQ from the exons ATGCACTTGGCTGAGGGGAAGAAACTCTTGGTGGCATGTGTGGATGGAAGTCCATGGCTGagccttcaatcaatacttcataaACTCAGCCAGAGAGGACATGAAATAGTGGTTGTTGCTCCGGAAATATCCTTGAGGATAAAACCCTCACCATACTACACCTTGAAACTGCATCCAGTATCTTTCACTGAAGATTTTTTCGATACACAGATAAAAAATTTTGGCACTGATCTCGCTACAAAAGATACTTGGCTGGATATTTTTACTGCATTCTTGAAATTTTTAAGAAATATTAGCACAATGCAAATCTCTTCATGTCGAAATATGCTATACAGCAAAGACTTGATGATGTATTTAGAGGAAAAACAATTTGATGCCATCTTGACTGATCCAATTTTCCCCTGTGGTCAAATTTTGGCTGAgtacctgtctctcccaactgtttatttTATGGCAGCTATCCCATGTGGTCTAGAGACAGAGGCTTCTCAATGTCCAACTCCATTTTCTTTTGCCCCCCATACTCTTTCAGGCAATTCAGACCACATGACATTCTTTCAGCGTGTGAATAACTTGCTTTTGGTAGCAGTGGAATATATGTTTTGTTCTTCATTCTACACCACAATCGAGCATCTGGCCCAGGAGTTTCTTCAGCGAGATGTGACCCTGAAAGAGCTCCTCAGTCATAGCTCAGTTTGGCTGTACAGGTCCGACTTTGTCTTAAACTATCCAAGGCCAGTGATGCCCAACATGGTCTTTGTTGGAGGAATCAATTGTGTGGTGAGAAATCAGCTATCTCAG GAATTTCAGAACTTTGTGAATGATTCTGGGGAACATGGAATTGTGGTCTTCTCTTTGGGTTCAATGGTCTCAGAAATTCCAGAGAAGAAAGCAATGGAAATTGCTGAAGCTTTGGGACGAGTACCTCAAACC GTCCTCTGGAGGTATACTGGAACACCACCAGCAAATCTTGCAAAAAACACCAAACTTGTGAAGTGGCTACCTCAGAATGATCTGCTTG CTCACCCCAAGACCCGGGCCTTTGTTACTCACGCTGGCTCCCATGGCATATATGAGGGAATATGTAATGGAGTTCCAATGGTGTTGTTGCCATTATTTGGTGATCAAATGGATAATGCTGTACGCATAGAGTCCCGAGGAGCAGGGGTGACTCTGAATGTCCTGGAGATGACAACTGAAGAGTTAAGCAATGCCCTGAAAAAAGTCATTACTGACAAAAg CTACAAAGAGAACATCATGCGTCTTTCGGCTCTTCACAAAGACCGACCTGTGGAGCCTCTTGACCTTGCCGTGCATTGGGTGGAATTTGTGATGAAGCATAAAGGAGCCCCACATTTGCGCCCCGCTGCCCACGATCTCAACTGGTTCCAGTATCACTCCTTGGATGTGATCGCTTTTCTCCTGGCCATTGTGCTGAgtgtcttcttcatcttctttaaGTCTTGTATGTTTTGCTTCAGGAAATGCttccagaagaaagggaaagCTAAGAAATCCCAGAAAAGCAAGTCGCAATGA
- the LOC119930482 gene encoding UDP-glucuronosyltransferase 1A5-like isoform X5 yields MHLAEGKKLLVACVDGSPWLSLQSILHKLSQRGHEIVVVAPEISLRIKPSPYYTLKLHPVSFTEEFFDTQIKNFGIDLSTTDTWLDIFTAFLKFLRNINTMQISSCRNMLYSKDLMMYLEEKQFDAILTDPVFPCGQILAEYLSLPSVYFMVAIPCGLETEASQCPTPFSFVPHAFSGNSDHMTFFQRVNNLLLVAVEYLSCSSFYTTNEQLAKEFLQRDVTLKELLSHSSVWLYRSDFVLNYPRPVMPNMVFVGGINCVVRNQLSQEFQNFVNDSGEHGIVVFSLGSMVSEIPEKKAMEIAEALGRVPQTVLWRYTGTPPANLAKNTKLVKWLPQNDLLAHPKTRAFVTHAGSHGIYEGICNGVPMVLLPLFGDQMDNAVRIESRGAGVTLNVLEMTTEELSNALKKVITDKSYKENIMRLSALHKDRPVEPLDLAVHWVEFVMKHKGAPHLRPAAHDLNWFQYHSLDVIAFLLAIVLSVFFIFFKSCMFCFRKCFQKKGKAKKSQKSKSQ; encoded by the exons ATGCACTTGGCTGAGGGGAAGAAACTCTTGGTGGCATGTGTGGATGGAAGTCCATGGCTGagccttcaatcaatacttcataaACTCAGCCAGAGAGGACATGAAATAGTGGTTGTTGCTCCGGAAATATCCTTGAGGATAAAACCTTCACCATACTACACCTTGAAATTGCATCCAGTATCTTTCACTGAAGAATTTTTCGATACACAGATAAAAAATTTTGGCATTGATCTCTCTACAACAGATACTTGGCTGGATATTTTTACTGCATTCTTGAAATTCTTAAGAAATATTAACACAATGCAAATCTCTTCATGTAGAAATATGTTATACAGCAAAGACTTGATGATGTATTTAGAGGAAAAACAATTTGATGCCATCTTGACTGATCCAGTTTTCCCTTGTGGTCAAATTTTGGCCGAGtacctctctctcccatctgtgtATTTTATGGTAGCTATCCCATGTGGTCTTGAGACAGAGGCTTCTCAATGTCCAACTCCATTTTCTTTTGTCCCCCATGCTTTTTCAGGCAATTCAGACCACATGACATTCTTTCAGCGTGTAAATAACTTGCTTTTGGTTGCAGTGGAATATCTGTCTTGTTCTTCATTCTACACCACAAATGAGCAGCTGGCCAAGGAGTTTCTTCAGCGAGATGTGACCCTGAAAGAGCTCCTCAGTCATAGCTCAGTTTGGCTGTACAGGTCCGACTTTGTCTTAAACTATCCAAGGCCAGTGATGCCCAACATGGTCTTTGTCGGAGGAATCAATTGTGTGGTGAGAAATCAGCTATCTCAG GAATTTCAGAACTTTGTGAATGATTCTGGGGAACATGGAATTGTGGTCTTCTCTTTGGGTTCAATGGTCTCAGAAATTCCAGAGAAGAAAGCAATGGAAATTGCTGAAGCTTTGGGACGAGTACCTCAAACC GTCCTCTGGAGGTATACTGGAACACCACCAGCAAATCTTGCAAAAAACACCAAACTTGTGAAGTGGCTACCTCAGAATGATCTGCTTG CTCACCCCAAGACCCGGGCCTTTGTTACTCACGCTGGCTCCCATGGCATATATGAGGGAATATGTAATGGAGTTCCAATGGTGTTGTTGCCATTATTTGGTGATCAAATGGATAATGCTGTACGCATAGAGTCCCGAGGAGCAGGGGTGACTCTGAATGTCCTGGAGATGACAACTGAAGAGTTAAGCAATGCCCTGAAAAAAGTCATTACTGACAAAAg CTACAAAGAGAACATCATGCGTCTTTCGGCTCTTCACAAAGACCGACCTGTGGAGCCTCTTGACCTTGCCGTGCATTGGGTGGAATTTGTGATGAAGCATAAAGGAGCCCCACATTTGCGCCCCGCTGCCCACGATCTCAACTGGTTCCAGTATCACTCCTTGGATGTGATCGCTTTTCTCCTGGCCATTGTGCTGAgtgtcttcttcatcttctttaaGTCTTGTATGTTTTGCTTCAGGAAATGCttccagaagaaagggaaagCTAAGAAATCCCAGAAAAGCAAGTCGCAATGA